AAAAACCTTTTGGGGGTGTTTTGTCTCGGGGCTAAAAGCACCGCGCGACCACCCCGGTGGGGATGGGAAAAGACTATCGCCCCCCCCCCCCCCCCCCCCCGCAATTCGTTCGAGAGAATATATTTAGCGTTTTTGTCCAAACCTTCGTATCCGAACTCTTTGCTATTAGCGATTGTCATTTTAAGAATAGTTTCAGGATTTGGGTGCGCGAATATCAGCCCCGAAGAGTCTATTAACCACCCTTCGCTACTTTCCGAGATTTTTAGTTTTTCAACCGCGTTATTTAAGGCTTTGGAAGCGACGCTGGCAAAGATCGCGCCGCTTACTTCGCCGTTTTTGTCCGTAACGGCGGAGACAAACGCCACAATCACGTCGCCCGTGCTTCGCGCCAAAAACGGATTTGTAACCAGCGTTTTGGTTTTGCGCTCTACGACGACGGTTTTGAAGTAATCGCGATCGGATAGATCGCCCTCTCTGCCCGTATGATACGCGCCGTTACCGTTTTTATCGATAAAAATCAGGCTTTGAATATCGGGGTTCATGCTCGCGCCAATAGATTGTATAAAAGCCTTCGCTTCCTCCCTATTTCCGCCGCGAACCGCGGGCGCGGCGGCGAGCGTAGACACGAACATTCCGTAAGAGTCGATCCATTGCGCGATCTCGTCGCCAGCGACTTGAATCGCCTTAGCGGCGAGCGCCTTCTCGTCCGCGATAACCTGATAGCGCGTTAGAGCGACTATAACGCCCGCGCCTACCACGCACAGCGCCGAAACGATCAAAATGGTTTTTGTCGAATACCTTTAATGCTCATCAACCTTTCCCTTCTCTTCCGCGAATTTATCCGTAGTAATATCGCATAAACTCGATTTAACTATAGTCATAACAACTAAAATGCGTCGTAGTTTTGCTTAACCCCCTCATAAACGACAATCGAAACGGCGTTTGCTAGATTGAGGCTGCGAAAACCGGATTTCATCGGAATTGTTAACGCTTGATTGGCGCGGGCGCGCCAAAACTCTTCGGGCAGTCCCGTGTCCTCTCCGCCAAACCAGAAACGATCGCCTATATTAAACGAAACGTCAAAATAGGGGCGATCAACCTTTGTGGTAAAGAAAAAGTCTCGATCGCCGATAGGGTTTTTCGCCAAAAAAGCCTCTAAACTCTCCCACAAACGAAAATCCAGATAGCGCCAGTAATCCAGCCCCG
The sequence above is a segment of the Helicobacteraceae bacterium genome. Coding sequences within it:
- a CDS encoding cache domain-containing protein, whose product is MIVSALCVVGAGVIVALTRYQVIADEKALAAKAIQVAGDEIAQWIDSYGMFVSTLAAAPAVRGGNREEAKAFIQSIGASMNPDIQSLIFIDKNGNGAYHTGREGDLSDRDYFKTVVVERKTKTLVTNPFLARSTGDVIVAFVSAVTDKNGEVSGAIFASVASKALNNAVEKLKISESSEGWLIDSSGLIFAHPNPETILKMTIANSKEFGYEGLDKNAKYILSNELRGGGGGGAIVFSHPHRGGRAVLLAPRQNTPKRF
- a CDS encoding tRNA (cytidine(34)-2'-O)-methyltransferase yields the protein MFEIALLAPKIPQNVGAIGRTCACVGARLSVVAPTPIDFSDKRLRRAGLDYWRYLDFRLWESLEAFLAKNPIGDRDFFFTTKVDRPYFDVSFNIGDRFWFGGEDTGLPEEFWRARANQALTIPMKSGFRSLNLANAVSIVVYEGVKQNYDAF